A genomic region of Anas acuta chromosome 1, bAnaAcu1.1, whole genome shotgun sequence contains the following coding sequences:
- the WNT2 gene encoding protein Wnt-2 isoform X1 — MSWLAGMWGPLPLLLLCAAPRVGSSWWYMGAVGSSRVMCDNVPGLVSRQRQLCRRHPEAMLSIGRGVAAWTAECQHQFRRHRWDCSALERGQRLLGRVLQRSSRESAFVHAISSAGVVFAITRACSQGELKSCSCDPKKKGSAKDSKGHFDWGGCSDNIDYGVKFARAFVDAKERKGKDARALMNLHNNRAGRKAVKRFLKQECKCHGVSGSCTLRTCWLAMADFRKTGDYLWKKYNGAIQVVMNQDGTGFTVANKRFKKPTKNDLVYFESSPDYCIRDRDVGSPGTAGRVCNQTSRGMDSCEVMCCGRGYDTARVSRMTKCECKFHWCCAVRCQDCLEVVDVHTCKAPKSAAWTSRT, encoded by the exons ATGAGCTGGCTCGCCGGGATGTGGGGGCCgctccccctgctgctgctctgcgccGCGCCGCGGGTCGGCTCCTCGTGGTg GTACATGGGGGCCGTGGGCTCGTCGCGGGTGATGTGCGACAACGTGCCGGGGCTGGTGAGCCGGCAGCGGCAGCTGTGCCGCCGGCACCCCGAGGCCATGCTCTCCATCGGCCGCGGCGTGGCCGCCTGGACGGCCGAGTGCCAGCACCAGTTCCGCCGGCACCGCTGGGACTGCAGCGCCCTGGAGCGGGGGCAGCGCCTGCTCGGCCGCGTCCTGCAGCGCA GCAGTCGGGAATCTGCTTTTGTCCACGCCATCTCCTCCGCCGGGGTAGTTTTTGCTATCACGAGGGCATGTAGCCAAGGAGAGCTGAAATCCTGCTCCTGCGATCCCAAGAAGAAAGGCTCAGCAAAGGACAGCAAGGGCCATTTCGACTGGGGCGGCTGCAGCGATAACATTGACTACGGCGTTAAATTCGCCAGGGCCTTCGTGGATGCCAAAGAGAGGAAAGGCAAAGATGCGAGAGCGCTGATGAACCTGCACAACAACAGGGCTGGAAGGAAG GCCGTGAAGCGGTTTTTGAAACAGGAGTGCAAATGTCACGGTGTGAGTGGATCATGCACTCTAAGGACCTGTTGGCTGGCCATGGCAGACTTTAGGAAAACAGGAGATTATCTGTGGAAGAAATACAATGGAGCGATTCAGGTGGTCATGAATCAAGATGGCACGGGTTTCACTGTGGCTAATAAGAGATTTAAGAAGCCAACTAAGAATGACCTGGTATACTTTGAAAGCTCTCCAGACTACTGTATCAGGGACAGGGATGTAG GGTCCCCAGGGACGGCCGGCCGGGTTTGCAACCAGACGTCCCGCGGCATGGACAGCTGCGAGGTGATGTGCTGCGGCCGAGGCTACGACACCGCGCGCGTCAGCAGGATGACGAAGTGCGAGTGCAAGTTCCACTGGTGCTGCGCCGTGCGCTGCCAGGACTGCCTGGAGGTGGTGGATGTCCACACCTGCAAGGCGCCCAAGAGCGCTGCCTGGACGTCCCGGACATGA
- the WNT2 gene encoding protein Wnt-2 isoform X2, whose translation MSWLAGMWGPLPLLLLCAAPRVGSSWWYMGAVGSSRVMCDNVPGLVSRQRQLCRRHPEAMLSIGRGVAAWTAECQHQFRRHRWDCSALERGQRLLGRVLQRSSRESAFVHAISSAGVVFAITRACSQGELKSCSCDPKKKGSAKDSKGHFDWGGCSDNIDYGVKFARAFVDAKERKGKDARALMNLHNNRAGRKAVKRFLKQECKCHGVSGSCTLRTCWLAMADFRKTGDYLWKKYNGAIQVVMNQDGTGFTVANKRFKKPTKNDLVYFESSPDYCIRDRDVDNTSDEAFLCRSES comes from the exons ATGAGCTGGCTCGCCGGGATGTGGGGGCCgctccccctgctgctgctctgcgccGCGCCGCGGGTCGGCTCCTCGTGGTg GTACATGGGGGCCGTGGGCTCGTCGCGGGTGATGTGCGACAACGTGCCGGGGCTGGTGAGCCGGCAGCGGCAGCTGTGCCGCCGGCACCCCGAGGCCATGCTCTCCATCGGCCGCGGCGTGGCCGCCTGGACGGCCGAGTGCCAGCACCAGTTCCGCCGGCACCGCTGGGACTGCAGCGCCCTGGAGCGGGGGCAGCGCCTGCTCGGCCGCGTCCTGCAGCGCA GCAGTCGGGAATCTGCTTTTGTCCACGCCATCTCCTCCGCCGGGGTAGTTTTTGCTATCACGAGGGCATGTAGCCAAGGAGAGCTGAAATCCTGCTCCTGCGATCCCAAGAAGAAAGGCTCAGCAAAGGACAGCAAGGGCCATTTCGACTGGGGCGGCTGCAGCGATAACATTGACTACGGCGTTAAATTCGCCAGGGCCTTCGTGGATGCCAAAGAGAGGAAAGGCAAAGATGCGAGAGCGCTGATGAACCTGCACAACAACAGGGCTGGAAGGAAG GCCGTGAAGCGGTTTTTGAAACAGGAGTGCAAATGTCACGGTGTGAGTGGATCATGCACTCTAAGGACCTGTTGGCTGGCCATGGCAGACTTTAGGAAAACAGGAGATTATCTGTGGAAGAAATACAATGGAGCGATTCAGGTGGTCATGAATCAAGATGGCACGGGTTTCACTGTGGCTAATAAGAGATTTAAGAAGCCAACTAAGAATGACCTGGTATACTTTGAAAGCTCTCCAGACTACTGTATCAGGGACAGGGATGTAG ATAACACTTCAGATGAGGCGTTTCTTTGCCGCTCAGAATCCTGA